The Thunnus thynnus chromosome 24, fThuThy2.1, whole genome shotgun sequence genome window below encodes:
- the LOC137177133 gene encoding sorting nexin-9-like isoform X1 has product MALKAQVLYDFTAETGNNELTVREGETVTVVNQSVGGGWIEAQNSSGQTGLVPEGYLQVGGGDGGSGGGWDSWSGGGAYVSSTTDRWDSQGYAHTQAAVEDDDDEWDDDWDDQSVGGYHGDSQGDGEDGASGRGTHTPSVKISLNRFPFSKGPSPEVFLLAKAPANSRDRLPVYMGEVGPVWLYPSTPLDCVIADPKKESKLYGLKSFIEYQITPSMTNRAVNHRYKHFDWLYERLQEKFGSALPIPSLPDKQVTGRFEEDFIRSRMERLQAWMTRMCRHPVVSQSDVFQLFLTYRDEKEWKTGKRKAEKDETVGPMIFCLIEPEATELDAVEVEQRCEQYSRFTKLMDDGVKELLNVGNTHWKRCTGPLPKEYERIGRAFSNLSAVFSSSKYPGEETLTEALTAAGKTYEEIAEIVAQQPQKDLHFLLETNGEYKGLLGCFPEIIAVHKAAIDKVKEGDRLVSAGKISNNDRKTLNHRISCMSYTLQAEMNHFHSNRIYDYNRVMQRYLEEQVTFYQQIADKLRGALSQFTTL; this is encoded by the exons atggCTCTGAAG gctCAAGTTCTGTACGACTTCACagctgaaacaggaaacaacgAGCTGACTGTCAGAGAGGGCGAGACGGTCACCGTGGTCAACCAG tctgtgGGTGGAGGCTGGATTGAAGCTCAGAACTCCAGCGGACAGACCGGACTGGTACCTGAGGGATATTTACAG GTCGGCGGTGGCGATGGCGGCAGTGGAGGGGGCTGGGACTCCTGGtcagggggcggggcttatgTCAGCAGTACAACAGACAGATGGGACAGTCAGggatacgcacacacacaag CAGCTGTCGAGGATGATGACGACGAGTGGGACGACGACTGGGACGACCAATCAGTGggtggttaccatggtgacagtCAGGGGGATGGGGAGGATGGAGCTTCAGGACGGGGCACCCACACACCCTCCGTAAAGATCTCACTTAACAG GTTTCCGTTCTCTAAAGGTCCCAGTCCAGAAGTCTTCTTGTTAGCCAAAGCTCCAGCtaacagcagagacagacttCCTGTCTAT ATGGGCGAGGTGGGACCAGTCTGGCTTTACCCGTCAACTCCTCTGGACTGTGTGATCGCCGACCCCAAGAAAGAATCTAAACTGTACGGACTGAAGAGCTTCATCGAGTACCAGATCACACCGAGC ATGACTAACAGAGCTGTCAATCATCGCTACAAGCACTTTGATTGGCTGTATGAACGTCTGCAAGAGAAGTTTGGCTCAGCGCTGCCCATCCCCTCCCTCCCCGACAAACAGGTCACAG GCCGGTTCGAGGAGGACTTCATCAGGTCGAGGATGGAGCGGCTGCAGGCCTGGATGACTCGGATGTGTCGTCATCCCGTCGTATCTCAGAGCGACGTCTTCCAGCTCTTCCTCACCTACAGAGATGAGAAG GAGTGGAAAACAGGGAAGAGGAAGGCGGAGAAAGACGAGACGGTCGGACCAATGATCTTCTGTCTGATCGAGCCCGAAGCTACGGAGCTGGACGCTGTCGAGGT tgaacAGAGGTGTGAACAATACAGTCGGTTCACAAAGTTGATGGATGACGGCGTTAAAGAGCTGCTGAACGttggaaacacacactggaaacGCTGCACAGGAc cgcTGCCTAAAGAGTACGAGCGGATTGGCCGAGCCTTCAGTAACCTGTCAGCTGTGTTCAGCAGCAGCAAATATCCAG gaGAAGAGACGCTGACTGAAGCTCTGACTGCTGCTGGAAAAACATACGAGGAGATCGCAGAGATAGTCGCACAgcag CCTCAGAAGGatcttcacttcctgttggagaCAAACGGCGAGTACAAAGGGCTGCTGGGATGTTTCCCAGAAATCATTGCTGTACACAAG gctgcAATAGACAAAGTGAAGGAAGGAGATCGTTTAGTTTCTGCAGGAAAAATCAGCAACAACGACCGAAAAACCCTGAATCATCGAATCAGCTGCATGagctacacactgcagg CTGAGATGAATCATTTCCATAGCAACCGTATCTACGACTACAACAGAGTGATGCAGCGTTACCTGGAGGAACAGGTGACCTTCTACCAACAG atcGCTGATAAGCTGAGAGGAGCTCTGAGCCAGTTCACCACACTGTGA
- the LOC137177133 gene encoding sorting nexin-9-like isoform X2, with product MALKAQVLYDFTAETGNNELTVREGETVTVVNQSVGGGWIEAQNSSGQTGLVPEGYLQVGGGDGGSGGGWDSWSGGGAYVSSTTDRWDSQGYAHTQAVEDDDDEWDDDWDDQSVGGYHGDSQGDGEDGASGRGTHTPSVKISLNRFPFSKGPSPEVFLLAKAPANSRDRLPVYMGEVGPVWLYPSTPLDCVIADPKKESKLYGLKSFIEYQITPSMTNRAVNHRYKHFDWLYERLQEKFGSALPIPSLPDKQVTGRFEEDFIRSRMERLQAWMTRMCRHPVVSQSDVFQLFLTYRDEKEWKTGKRKAEKDETVGPMIFCLIEPEATELDAVEVEQRCEQYSRFTKLMDDGVKELLNVGNTHWKRCTGPLPKEYERIGRAFSNLSAVFSSSKYPGEETLTEALTAAGKTYEEIAEIVAQQPQKDLHFLLETNGEYKGLLGCFPEIIAVHKAAIDKVKEGDRLVSAGKISNNDRKTLNHRISCMSYTLQAEMNHFHSNRIYDYNRVMQRYLEEQVTFYQQIADKLRGALSQFTTL from the exons atggCTCTGAAG gctCAAGTTCTGTACGACTTCACagctgaaacaggaaacaacgAGCTGACTGTCAGAGAGGGCGAGACGGTCACCGTGGTCAACCAG tctgtgGGTGGAGGCTGGATTGAAGCTCAGAACTCCAGCGGACAGACCGGACTGGTACCTGAGGGATATTTACAG GTCGGCGGTGGCGATGGCGGCAGTGGAGGGGGCTGGGACTCCTGGtcagggggcggggcttatgTCAGCAGTACAACAGACAGATGGGACAGTCAGggatacgcacacacacaag CTGTCGAGGATGATGACGACGAGTGGGACGACGACTGGGACGACCAATCAGTGggtggttaccatggtgacagtCAGGGGGATGGGGAGGATGGAGCTTCAGGACGGGGCACCCACACACCCTCCGTAAAGATCTCACTTAACAG GTTTCCGTTCTCTAAAGGTCCCAGTCCAGAAGTCTTCTTGTTAGCCAAAGCTCCAGCtaacagcagagacagacttCCTGTCTAT ATGGGCGAGGTGGGACCAGTCTGGCTTTACCCGTCAACTCCTCTGGACTGTGTGATCGCCGACCCCAAGAAAGAATCTAAACTGTACGGACTGAAGAGCTTCATCGAGTACCAGATCACACCGAGC ATGACTAACAGAGCTGTCAATCATCGCTACAAGCACTTTGATTGGCTGTATGAACGTCTGCAAGAGAAGTTTGGCTCAGCGCTGCCCATCCCCTCCCTCCCCGACAAACAGGTCACAG GCCGGTTCGAGGAGGACTTCATCAGGTCGAGGATGGAGCGGCTGCAGGCCTGGATGACTCGGATGTGTCGTCATCCCGTCGTATCTCAGAGCGACGTCTTCCAGCTCTTCCTCACCTACAGAGATGAGAAG GAGTGGAAAACAGGGAAGAGGAAGGCGGAGAAAGACGAGACGGTCGGACCAATGATCTTCTGTCTGATCGAGCCCGAAGCTACGGAGCTGGACGCTGTCGAGGT tgaacAGAGGTGTGAACAATACAGTCGGTTCACAAAGTTGATGGATGACGGCGTTAAAGAGCTGCTGAACGttggaaacacacactggaaacGCTGCACAGGAc cgcTGCCTAAAGAGTACGAGCGGATTGGCCGAGCCTTCAGTAACCTGTCAGCTGTGTTCAGCAGCAGCAAATATCCAG gaGAAGAGACGCTGACTGAAGCTCTGACTGCTGCTGGAAAAACATACGAGGAGATCGCAGAGATAGTCGCACAgcag CCTCAGAAGGatcttcacttcctgttggagaCAAACGGCGAGTACAAAGGGCTGCTGGGATGTTTCCCAGAAATCATTGCTGTACACAAG gctgcAATAGACAAAGTGAAGGAAGGAGATCGTTTAGTTTCTGCAGGAAAAATCAGCAACAACGACCGAAAAACCCTGAATCATCGAATCAGCTGCATGagctacacactgcagg CTGAGATGAATCATTTCCATAGCAACCGTATCTACGACTACAACAGAGTGATGCAGCGTTACCTGGAGGAACAGGTGACCTTCTACCAACAG atcGCTGATAAGCTGAGAGGAGCTCTGAGCCAGTTCACCACACTGTGA
- the LOC137177133 gene encoding sorting nexin-9-like isoform X3, producing MALKAQVLYDFTAETGNNELTVREGETVTVVNQSVGGGWIEAQNSSGQTGLVPEGYLQELPVLLAAVEDDDDEWDDDWDDQSVGGYHGDSQGDGEDGASGRGTHTPSVKISLNRFPFSKGPSPEVFLLAKAPANSRDRLPVYMGEVGPVWLYPSTPLDCVIADPKKESKLYGLKSFIEYQITPSMTNRAVNHRYKHFDWLYERLQEKFGSALPIPSLPDKQVTGRFEEDFIRSRMERLQAWMTRMCRHPVVSQSDVFQLFLTYRDEKEWKTGKRKAEKDETVGPMIFCLIEPEATELDAVEVEQRCEQYSRFTKLMDDGVKELLNVGNTHWKRCTGPLPKEYERIGRAFSNLSAVFSSSKYPGEETLTEALTAAGKTYEEIAEIVAQQPQKDLHFLLETNGEYKGLLGCFPEIIAVHKAAIDKVKEGDRLVSAGKISNNDRKTLNHRISCMSYTLQAEMNHFHSNRIYDYNRVMQRYLEEQVTFYQQIADKLRGALSQFTTL from the exons atggCTCTGAAG gctCAAGTTCTGTACGACTTCACagctgaaacaggaaacaacgAGCTGACTGTCAGAGAGGGCGAGACGGTCACCGTGGTCAACCAG tctgtgGGTGGAGGCTGGATTGAAGCTCAGAACTCCAGCGGACAGACCGGACTGGTACCTGAGGGATATTTACAG GAACTTCCTGTCCTGTTAGCAGCTGTCGAGGATGATGACGACGAGTGGGACGACGACTGGGACGACCAATCAGTGggtggttaccatggtgacagtCAGGGGGATGGGGAGGATGGAGCTTCAGGACGGGGCACCCACACACCCTCCGTAAAGATCTCACTTAACAG GTTTCCGTTCTCTAAAGGTCCCAGTCCAGAAGTCTTCTTGTTAGCCAAAGCTCCAGCtaacagcagagacagacttCCTGTCTAT ATGGGCGAGGTGGGACCAGTCTGGCTTTACCCGTCAACTCCTCTGGACTGTGTGATCGCCGACCCCAAGAAAGAATCTAAACTGTACGGACTGAAGAGCTTCATCGAGTACCAGATCACACCGAGC ATGACTAACAGAGCTGTCAATCATCGCTACAAGCACTTTGATTGGCTGTATGAACGTCTGCAAGAGAAGTTTGGCTCAGCGCTGCCCATCCCCTCCCTCCCCGACAAACAGGTCACAG GCCGGTTCGAGGAGGACTTCATCAGGTCGAGGATGGAGCGGCTGCAGGCCTGGATGACTCGGATGTGTCGTCATCCCGTCGTATCTCAGAGCGACGTCTTCCAGCTCTTCCTCACCTACAGAGATGAGAAG GAGTGGAAAACAGGGAAGAGGAAGGCGGAGAAAGACGAGACGGTCGGACCAATGATCTTCTGTCTGATCGAGCCCGAAGCTACGGAGCTGGACGCTGTCGAGGT tgaacAGAGGTGTGAACAATACAGTCGGTTCACAAAGTTGATGGATGACGGCGTTAAAGAGCTGCTGAACGttggaaacacacactggaaacGCTGCACAGGAc cgcTGCCTAAAGAGTACGAGCGGATTGGCCGAGCCTTCAGTAACCTGTCAGCTGTGTTCAGCAGCAGCAAATATCCAG gaGAAGAGACGCTGACTGAAGCTCTGACTGCTGCTGGAAAAACATACGAGGAGATCGCAGAGATAGTCGCACAgcag CCTCAGAAGGatcttcacttcctgttggagaCAAACGGCGAGTACAAAGGGCTGCTGGGATGTTTCCCAGAAATCATTGCTGTACACAAG gctgcAATAGACAAAGTGAAGGAAGGAGATCGTTTAGTTTCTGCAGGAAAAATCAGCAACAACGACCGAAAAACCCTGAATCATCGAATCAGCTGCATGagctacacactgcagg CTGAGATGAATCATTTCCATAGCAACCGTATCTACGACTACAACAGAGTGATGCAGCGTTACCTGGAGGAACAGGTGACCTTCTACCAACAG atcGCTGATAAGCTGAGAGGAGCTCTGAGCCAGTTCACCACACTGTGA
- the cd59a gene encoding CD59 glycoprotein isoform X2: MSYEMCVSGSAIRCYSCKDYTGSCSKQRDCSYDDACLTLTERGGMTYRQCLKYSDCEYSRLGQMFPQVSSFTFKCCNSDLCNSAPSSAASSLIGLLASVAVMWWCIY; the protein is encoded by the exons ATGAGCT atgaaatgtgtgtttcaggatCAGCCATTCGGTGTTACAGCTGTAAGGATTACACAGGAAGCTGCTCCAAACAACGAGACTGTAGCTATGACGACGCCTGTCTGACACTCACTGAGAGAG GTGGAATGACCTACCGCCAGTGTCTCAAGTATTCAGACTGCGAGTACAGCCGACTGGGCCAGATGTTCCCACAG GTGTCCAGTTTTACCTTCAAGTGCTGCAACTCCGACCTGTGTAACTCCGCCCCCTCCTCTGCAGCgagctctctgattggtctgcTGGCCTCGGTGGCGGTCATGTGGTGGTGCATCTACTGA
- the cd59a gene encoding CD59 glycoprotein isoform X1, producing the protein MKRSLGICVVMCCALIGLGSAIRCYSCKDYTGSCSKQRDCSYDDACLTLTERGGMTYRQCLKYSDCEYSRLGQMFPQVSSFTFKCCNSDLCNSAPSSAASSLIGLLASVAVMWWCIY; encoded by the exons ATGAAGCGCTCCCTGGGGATCTGCGTGGTGATGTGCTGCGCTCTGATTGGACTCG gatCAGCCATTCGGTGTTACAGCTGTAAGGATTACACAGGAAGCTGCTCCAAACAACGAGACTGTAGCTATGACGACGCCTGTCTGACACTCACTGAGAGAG GTGGAATGACCTACCGCCAGTGTCTCAAGTATTCAGACTGCGAGTACAGCCGACTGGGCCAGATGTTCCCACAG GTGTCCAGTTTTACCTTCAAGTGCTGCAACTCCGACCTGTGTAACTCCGCCCCCTCCTCTGCAGCgagctctctgattggtctgcTGGCCTCGGTGGCGGTCATGTGGTGGTGCATCTACTGA